In Acinetobacter sp. TGL-Y2, a genomic segment contains:
- a CDS encoding OmpP1/FadL family transporter — translation MAYHRLKPLVLAIVLTGCSTSVFAQLGQNLSVDVRSLTMGNAVTADPPGISAIHFNPAALTKLKGLQTDVQGLIANFDVQREFSAPEGYDVFGYSDDPIVCNDAPDNPSSLCTDYKGTVSGDVEYASLYIPILKKVVDLGEGWPVAAPTAGISYNPPGSKLTFATAAYAPMVAGFGAEDGNPGNYMGQQVAIERITYLSPSIAYQVNDELSIGASIGMSYQAIAMKTDLRFPNELIGVLRMVDESVCGPFRENSNIITDIILFGICRADEGMNPFSTFGKMDVALEQSLSPSYNLGLMWEPTEDFGFGIVYQSAAKMRLKGKYVIQNANGPRELIKGLNESPTGQILAAILGFPSYIPPIESGLLAMDLEYPAHFQAGIKYKVLPDLQVNFDVGWTDFAAWDKFKFEFDRQISALKIAKLLSNDVSDTTLSLPLGFQSPWSWGIGFEYSANERLKLRVGYEPRTSAIPDNKRNTMVPINNAQLFGLGLGYRFDEDSDIDLSVAFLRSRDNIPAGSSSLANKDTVDNLLLNPYAGLNVSTNTKVTILGINYRTRW, via the coding sequence ATGGCTTACCATCGATTAAAACCCTTGGTTCTGGCAATTGTCTTAACTGGGTGCAGTACGTCCGTTTTTGCTCAACTGGGGCAAAATCTATCTGTCGATGTTCGTTCACTGACCATGGGGAATGCAGTCACTGCAGATCCACCTGGGATTAGTGCGATTCACTTTAACCCTGCTGCATTGACCAAGCTAAAAGGCTTGCAAACTGACGTACAGGGTTTAATTGCCAACTTTGATGTGCAACGCGAATTTTCTGCACCCGAAGGTTACGATGTGTTTGGTTATTCTGATGACCCTATCGTGTGTAATGACGCACCAGATAATCCATCTAGCCTATGTACTGACTACAAAGGTACAGTTAGTGGTGATGTAGAGTATGCCAGTCTTTATATTCCCATTCTCAAAAAAGTGGTTGATTTAGGTGAAGGATGGCCCGTTGCAGCACCAACTGCAGGAATTTCGTATAACCCACCTGGTTCAAAACTGACTTTTGCAACAGCAGCTTATGCACCTATGGTCGCGGGCTTCGGTGCTGAAGACGGTAATCCTGGTAACTATATGGGTCAGCAGGTTGCCATTGAGCGGATTACCTATTTGTCACCATCGATTGCTTATCAAGTGAATGACGAACTCTCAATCGGTGCATCGATTGGGATGTCCTATCAGGCCATTGCCATGAAAACGGATTTACGCTTTCCCAATGAGTTAATTGGCGTGCTTCGTATGGTGGATGAATCTGTCTGTGGTCCATTTCGTGAAAACTCCAATATTATTACCGATATTATTTTATTCGGTATTTGCCGTGCCGATGAAGGCATGAATCCGTTTAGTACCTTTGGTAAAATGGATGTAGCGCTGGAGCAGAGTTTAAGTCCAAGTTATAACTTGGGTCTGATGTGGGAGCCAACAGAAGACTTCGGCTTTGGTATTGTTTATCAAAGTGCGGCGAAAATGCGCTTAAAAGGCAAGTACGTCATTCAAAACGCCAATGGTCCACGAGAACTAATTAAGGGTCTTAATGAGTCACCTACAGGTCAGATTTTGGCGGCTATTTTAGGTTTTCCAAGCTACATTCCACCGATAGAGTCTGGGTTACTTGCGATGGATTTGGAATATCCAGCGCATTTTCAGGCAGGGATTAAATATAAAGTCTTGCCAGATTTACAAGTGAATTTTGATGTCGGTTGGACGGATTTCGCTGCGTGGGATAAGTTTAAGTTTGAATTTGACCGTCAGATCAGCGCGCTGAAAATTGCCAAGCTTTTGTCCAATGATGTGTCCGATACCACCTTGTCTTTACCTTTAGGCTTTCAGTCGCCGTGGAGCTGGGGAATTGGATTTGAATACTCTGCCAATGAGCGTTTAAAACTACGTGTGGGTTATGAACCACGGACCAGTGCTATTCCAGACAATAAGCGCAATACGATGGTGCCGATTAACAATGCACAGCTATTTGGCTTAGGTCTGGGTTATCGTTTCGATGAAGATAGTGATATTGATCTGTCCGTCGCATTTTTAAGAAGCCGTGACAATATTCCTGCAGGAAGCAGTAGTTTGGCAAACAAGGATACAGTAGATAATCTTCTACTGAACCCATATGCCGGTTTAAATGTATCGACCAATACCAAAGTGACTATTCTTGGTATTAACTATAGAACGAGATGGTAA
- the filE gene encoding putative pilus assembly protein FilE, with protein sequence MQKAKSAQAVLLLCCGWSSLSFAADFYTIIGPDGRPMIIQQNATSVKPKREKVKAPVQPQKVESRSSDHRAMDHTTQFEGAHFPENNTKVTPNAADSTQLNLQNQKDQSKVEQVLEQKQRLAKPPTTQHISKDRALLNPVKDNQKLKKIEKNDEAGQVPWVNQSQAIHVQPKNAKSNTETSSSEAKQALKSAGLVSAPESVSIAKPVDVNPSQKPKNDDSKFTEIDGVQYVDNEYLEDKEFNLEGKKRFYIMSEAGVAGGRQFETVEREKGISKSVFSKFLKNDKAVHGPIVLSSTYFRLPKEQVVENLQQSCFTGKKIEKAKFLSVDKDEMGFWPVAPIKENFAYEVVKLDQKVENIQLSSYASSQKNPSYYWPLVVFLDQQGCVIEGVTGFKNEDVDANHRQFASLVGVLKKPNQAHFLFMTPLAESVDVNNLKLSNIGQIKLNVLR encoded by the coding sequence ATGCAAAAAGCAAAGTCAGCACAAGCCGTACTTTTGCTGTGCTGTGGTTGGTCGAGTTTAAGTTTCGCAGCTGACTTCTATACCATTATTGGCCCTGATGGTCGTCCGATGATTATTCAGCAAAACGCTACGAGCGTTAAACCTAAACGAGAAAAAGTGAAAGCCCCTGTACAACCACAAAAGGTTGAGAGCAGGTCATCTGACCATAGAGCTATGGATCACACTACTCAATTTGAAGGCGCACATTTTCCTGAAAACAACACTAAAGTTACTCCAAACGCGGCTGATTCGACGCAGTTAAACCTACAGAATCAAAAGGATCAATCTAAAGTAGAACAAGTGCTTGAGCAAAAACAGCGTCTCGCTAAACCACCAACGACTCAACACATCAGTAAAGATCGAGCATTACTAAATCCTGTAAAGGATAATCAAAAGCTAAAAAAAATCGAAAAAAATGATGAAGCTGGTCAAGTGCCTTGGGTGAATCAATCTCAAGCTATCCATGTTCAGCCAAAAAATGCCAAGAGCAATACTGAAACCTCAAGTAGCGAGGCTAAGCAGGCTTTGAAAAGTGCGGGCTTAGTTTCAGCACCTGAATCTGTTTCTATAGCAAAACCAGTAGATGTAAACCCGAGTCAAAAGCCTAAAAATGATGACTCAAAATTTACAGAAATTGATGGTGTGCAATATGTGGACAATGAATATTTAGAAGATAAAGAATTTAACCTTGAAGGTAAGAAACGCTTTTATATTATGTCTGAAGCAGGCGTTGCAGGTGGACGTCAGTTTGAAACTGTGGAACGCGAAAAAGGAATTAGCAAATCGGTATTTTCGAAGTTCTTAAAGAACGATAAAGCCGTTCATGGGCCAATCGTACTGTCATCAACTTATTTTAGATTACCGAAGGAACAGGTGGTTGAGAATCTACAACAATCCTGTTTCACAGGTAAGAAAATTGAAAAAGCTAAGTTTTTAAGTGTGGACAAAGATGAAATGGGTTTTTGGCCTGTCGCACCCATCAAAGAAAATTTTGCCTATGAAGTGGTCAAATTAGATCAGAAGGTCGAAAACATTCAGCTAAGCTCATATGCATCATCACAAAAAAATCCAAGTTATTACTGGCCCTTGGTCGTGTTTCTAGATCAGCAAGGCTGTGTCATCGAAGGGGTCACGGGTTTTAAAAATGAAGATGTGGATGCCAATCATCGGCAGTTTGCATCTTTGGTGGGTGTACTTAAGAAACCGAATCAAGCGCATTTTCTATTTATGACCCCTTTGGCTGAATCTGTAGATGTAAACAATCTGAAGCTGTCCAATATAGGTCAAATCAAACTCAACGTTTTAAGATAA
- a CDS encoding NUDIX hydrolase, protein MPFCTACGQPTTDQIPLGDERVRQVCTQCRTIHYVNPKVICGALAIWENKVLLCRRAIEPRYGLWTLPAGYMELFETMEQGAARETREEAEAEVEIEQLYCMYNIPRIGQIYVLFKSILVDGKFGAGDETIESRLFEEHEIPWNELAFPSVERTLRHYFEDRNSNEFPTHLETLGTRLDHTG, encoded by the coding sequence ATGCCTTTCTGTACGGCCTGCGGACAACCGACAACAGACCAAATTCCTTTAGGTGACGAAAGAGTTCGCCAAGTGTGTACTCAATGCAGAACGATTCATTATGTGAATCCGAAAGTGATTTGTGGCGCACTCGCCATTTGGGAAAATAAAGTTTTATTGTGCCGCCGTGCCATTGAACCTCGTTATGGACTTTGGACCTTGCCCGCTGGCTACATGGAACTTTTTGAAACCATGGAGCAAGGTGCTGCACGTGAAACCCGTGAAGAAGCCGAGGCTGAAGTCGAGATTGAACAGTTGTACTGTATGTATAATATTCCTCGAATTGGTCAAATCTATGTGCTGTTCAAATCTATACTTGTAGATGGGAAATTCGGCGCGGGTGATGAAACTATTGAAAGTCGTTTATTTGAAGAACATGAAATTCCATGGAATGAACTGGCCTTTCCAAGCGTAGAACGTACTTTAAGACATTATTTTGAAGACCGTAATAGCAATGAATTCCCAACCCATCTTGAAACCTTAGGCACGCGTTTAGATCACACGGGTTAA
- a CDS encoding CoA pyrophosphatase, whose translation MMEPPLTQLLQQHLRFSKRIQHAHAAVLIAITNEDDPKILLTRRSIYMNNHAGEVSFPGGKRDPNDTSNIVVALREAWEETALNPFDVTLLGDLPMERSKTGILVKPVVGLIPPQVNLIAQPTEIDRIFFASIRDMMKAPPTPYEVRLAKQSIYFPSLRIENEVVWGLTARIIISLFQYGLNYKKNWPFLLNSPSFKSAIFKHH comes from the coding sequence ATGATGGAACCACCTTTAACACAGCTTCTTCAACAGCATTTACGCTTCTCAAAGCGGATTCAACATGCACATGCTGCTGTGTTAATTGCGATTACCAATGAAGATGACCCCAAAATTTTACTGACCCGCCGTTCGATCTATATGAATAACCATGCGGGTGAAGTGTCTTTCCCAGGTGGTAAACGCGACCCAAATGACACCAGTAATATTGTGGTGGCACTTCGTGAAGCATGGGAAGAAACCGCACTCAATCCATTTGATGTGACGTTGTTAGGGGATTTACCCATGGAGCGATCTAAAACAGGTATTTTGGTCAAGCCTGTGGTCGGGCTGATTCCACCACAAGTGAATTTGATTGCACAGCCCACTGAAATTGATCGTATTTTCTTTGCCTCCATACGCGATATGATGAAAGCACCACCGACACCTTACGAAGTCAGACTGGCAAAGCAATCGATCTATTTTCCAAGTTTAAGAATTGAAAATGAAGTGGTGTGGGGCTTAACCGCTCGTATCATTATTTCGCTATTTCAATATGGACTCAATTATAAAAAGAATTGGCCGTTTTTATTAAATTCACCGAGTTTTAAATCGGCTATTTTTAAACATCATTAA
- a CDS encoding gamma carbonic anhydrase family protein has protein sequence MYKFQGQAPQATHEPWDGWVADTATVIGQVELGRQVSVWFGAVVRADNCKIRLGDFSNVQENAVLHTDHGIEMNIGSYVTIGHQAMLHGCTIGDNSLIGINAVVLNNAVIGKNCIIGANALIPEGKIIPDNSLVMGSPGKVVKTLDEFAEAKLKLSAMHYAEHYKNFVQLEKFEF, from the coding sequence ATGTACAAATTTCAGGGACAAGCACCTCAAGCGACCCATGAACCTTGGGATGGATGGGTTGCAGACACAGCAACCGTCATTGGGCAAGTTGAGCTTGGGCGTCAAGTCAGTGTTTGGTTTGGGGCAGTTGTGCGTGCGGACAATTGTAAAATTCGTTTGGGGGATTTTAGCAATGTCCAAGAAAATGCGGTGTTGCATACGGATCACGGCATTGAAATGAATATTGGCAGCTACGTCACCATTGGTCATCAAGCGATGTTACACGGATGTACGATTGGCGATAATTCCCTCATTGGCATTAATGCGGTGGTGCTCAATAACGCCGTGATTGGTAAAAACTGCATTATTGGTGCAAATGCTCTGATTCCTGAAGGTAAAATTATTCCAGATAACTCTCTGGTGATGGGATCACCCGGTAAAGTTGTCAAAACCTTAGATGAGTTTGCTGAAGCCAAATTAAAACTCAGTGCGATGCATTATGCCGAGCATTATAAAAATTTCGTTCAGCTGGAAAAGTTCGAGTTTTAA
- the tsaB gene encoding tRNA (adenosine(37)-N6)-threonylcarbamoyltransferase complex dimerization subunit type 1 TsaB, whose protein sequence is MKLLALETANEQCSVSLIDEHQTLYFQRDDRAKAQTQTILPMIEQGFKQTKSAISDLSAIAFSRGPGSFSGVRINAAVTQALAWSNDLPVIPVSTLQALAQAAYRELKLERVTAVLDARMSEVYIASYQLDDQKIMQAVDEEQLLSYSDAQSYQKFTLIGSGAALVDAHAVEHLKITASAEDIATIARIQALDEKWVSAEYALPVYLRDNAWKKIPEQGKS, encoded by the coding sequence ATGAAATTGCTTGCATTAGAAACTGCCAATGAGCAGTGCTCAGTTTCGTTAATAGATGAACATCAGACACTTTATTTTCAGCGTGATGACCGTGCAAAAGCCCAGACTCAGACCATTTTACCGATGATTGAGCAAGGTTTTAAACAAACCAAAAGCGCAATTTCAGACTTAAGCGCGATTGCGTTTAGTCGTGGACCGGGTTCATTTAGTGGTGTGCGGATCAATGCTGCGGTGACGCAAGCCTTGGCGTGGTCAAATGACTTGCCTGTGATTCCCGTGTCGACTTTACAAGCACTGGCACAAGCGGCGTATCGCGAATTAAAATTAGAACGTGTGACTGCGGTCCTTGATGCACGTATGAGTGAAGTGTATATCGCAAGTTACCAACTTGATGATCAAAAGATTATGCAAGCTGTCGATGAAGAACAGCTACTTAGCTATAGCGATGCACAAAGCTATCAAAAATTTACTTTGATTGGTTCTGGTGCAGCTTTAGTTGATGCACATGCAGTAGAGCATTTAAAAATTACAGCATCAGCTGAAGATATTGCGACTATTGCCCGTATTCAAGCTTTAGACGAAAAATGGGTGAGTGCAGAATATGCATTGCCTGTGTATTTACGTGACAACGCGTGGAAAAAAATTCCAGAACAAGGCAAATCATAA
- a CDS encoding undecaprenyl-diphosphate phosphatase — MDLLLLLKAAIMGIVEGITEFLPISSTGHLILAAELMNFWSKEKSDVFVIAIQMGAIAAVIYEYWARLWGAATGMFTGEEKGRRLGFGLILASIPIVLIGLTLGQTVKALLFNDIAIAIGLIVGGVIIIWIEKNPPAIKAEEVENMSYKDMIWIGLIQVLSLIPGTSRSGATIIGAMFLGVSRKAATEFSFFLGIPVIVGAGLLDLYQSYDVFQTKEDWTVIATGLIVSFVSALILIRVLVAYVAKRDFMIFAWYRIVSGLIILLFAYTGWKLW, encoded by the coding sequence ATGGATCTTTTACTGCTGCTTAAAGCGGCAATTATGGGTATTGTTGAAGGTATCACTGAATTTTTACCCATTTCCAGTACCGGTCATTTGATTCTGGCAGCAGAACTCATGAACTTTTGGAGCAAGGAAAAAAGTGATGTGTTTGTGATTGCCATTCAAATGGGTGCAATTGCAGCGGTGATTTATGAATATTGGGCTCGTCTTTGGGGCGCTGCTACCGGTATGTTCACAGGTGAGGAAAAAGGACGCAGACTCGGTTTTGGTTTGATTCTGGCGTCTATTCCAATTGTACTGATTGGTCTAACGCTAGGGCAAACCGTTAAGGCACTATTGTTTAATGATATTGCGATTGCGATTGGTTTAATTGTTGGTGGTGTGATTATTATTTGGATTGAAAAAAATCCACCTGCGATCAAAGCTGAAGAAGTCGAAAACATGAGTTATAAGGATATGATTTGGATTGGTCTCATTCAAGTCTTGTCTTTAATTCCAGGAACGTCTCGTTCAGGTGCAACGATTATCGGTGCCATGTTTTTGGGTGTTTCTCGTAAAGCGGCGACTGAGTTTTCTTTCTTTTTGGGTATTCCTGTTATTGTCGGTGCAGGCTTACTTGATCTTTACCAAAGTTATGATGTGTTTCAAACGAAAGAGGATTGGACTGTTATCGCAACAGGTCTGATTGTTTCTTTTGTATCTGCGCTGATTTTAATCCGTGTCTTGGTGGCCTATGTCGCGAAGCGTGATTTTATGATTTTTGCGTGGTATCGCATTGTATCGGGTTTAATCATTTTATTGTTTGCATATACAGGTTGGAAGTTATGGTAA
- a CDS encoding class I SAM-dependent methyltransferase — translation MVSELRLFVEHDFQEKAQQYFAVLSSRGVAVKIELVEKLNARFFRLNPDLALCVDIEGLWLSANGMKMQPDWKAEVGRLKRASLKSEMIARACNLGEKPKLIDATAGLGHDSLLMAHLGAEVTLVERHPILFTLLESSKAQAENDPFLKPIVARIHLVFSDSADYLKRQIAQKKIVDVVYLDPMFPQRDQNQNAVKKQAQVKKQMQLLHVLLPKDGDMDLGDHLLELARKMAKRVVVKRPRLAVFLADQKTNHQWHGDACRFDAYFQHPISE, via the coding sequence ATGGTAAGCGAGTTACGCTTATTTGTAGAACACGACTTTCAAGAGAAAGCACAGCAGTATTTTGCTGTGCTTTCTTCTCGTGGGGTAGCGGTAAAGATTGAGTTGGTGGAAAAGCTTAATGCACGTTTTTTCCGATTAAATCCAGATTTGGCACTCTGTGTGGATATAGAAGGACTATGGTTGTCTGCCAATGGTATGAAAATGCAGCCCGACTGGAAGGCAGAAGTCGGACGTTTAAAACGTGCCAGCTTAAAGTCCGAAATGATTGCACGCGCATGCAATTTGGGTGAAAAACCTAAACTCATTGATGCAACAGCAGGACTCGGACATGACAGTTTGCTGATGGCGCATTTGGGTGCGGAAGTGACTTTGGTTGAGCGTCATCCGATTTTATTTACGTTATTGGAGTCGAGCAAAGCACAAGCAGAAAATGATCCGTTTCTAAAGCCAATCGTGGCGCGTATTCATCTGGTTTTTTCGGATTCAGCAGACTACTTAAAAAGGCAAATTGCGCAAAAAAAGATAGTCGATGTGGTTTATTTAGATCCGATGTTTCCGCAGCGCGATCAAAACCAAAATGCCGTGAAGAAACAAGCACAAGTAAAAAAACAAATGCAGCTTTTACATGTGTTATTGCCCAAAGATGGTGACATGGATTTGGGTGATCATTTGCTGGAACTGGCACGAAAAATGGCAAAACGCGTGGTGGTCAAACGACCGCGATTGGCTGTGTTTTTGGCAGACCAGAAAACTAATCATCAGTGGCATGGTGATGCGTGCAGATTTGATGCCTATTTTCAGCATCCTATTTCTGAGTAA
- a CDS encoding C13 family peptidase, with amino-acid sequence MIDLKPSINFWHDLKSNQRAGIWLFLGSRKALQIVRPSILQLIFWGILGGCANSLFSWLVAGDAGEFNKQGLVSYALWPFIALVVGIFLSQRTNNPRLMLVPALLWLVLDTHIALLQSFIQYLGTLDFLPHFTYDYLPIVFMVLFVWQSLAVVWVFARELKWPWWERALIMLVTLFTLVVWQTSVSDQPIWKVEEIPPSLSEQAFYTQNRLLNQSLQQIKFGEFADTHWYFMGVAGASYQDVFKLEIERIREQFDTRFGTYGRSIALINNPATRTEVPLASKTSMDLALQRIGSQMNRESDVLFLYMTSHGLSNQFEMENAPIDLDDVDPKWLRQTLDKSGIRWKVIVISACYSGSFIPALQSPDTLIITASAADRDSFGCSSESDYTYFGRAFFDQAMREKSSLKTAFDEAASTIATWEQAQGFQPSEPQWVMGKNMELMLPQLEQRLFPQKGAQASTQNQNLDLNDLNFKTETTVQVNP; translated from the coding sequence ATGATAGATCTGAAACCCTCAATTAACTTTTGGCATGATTTAAAAAGTAACCAACGTGCAGGTATATGGTTGTTTTTGGGTTCACGTAAAGCTCTGCAAATTGTACGCCCATCGATTCTGCAATTGATTTTTTGGGGTATTTTGGGAGGCTGTGCCAACAGTTTGTTTAGTTGGCTAGTGGCAGGCGATGCAGGGGAGTTCAACAAACAAGGCTTAGTAAGCTATGCACTGTGGCCTTTTATTGCGCTCGTGGTTGGCATATTTTTATCCCAGCGAACCAATAACCCACGTTTAATGCTGGTTCCAGCACTGCTGTGGTTGGTGCTTGATACCCATATCGCGCTTTTACAAAGCTTTATTCAGTATCTTGGCACTTTAGACTTTTTACCTCATTTTACTTATGACTACTTACCAATCGTTTTTATGGTTCTGTTTGTATGGCAAAGCTTAGCTGTCGTTTGGGTATTTGCACGTGAATTGAAGTGGCCATGGTGGGAACGCGCACTGATTATGCTCGTAACGTTGTTCACTTTAGTGGTTTGGCAAACTTCAGTGTCGGATCAGCCGATTTGGAAAGTCGAAGAAATTCCACCTTCTCTTTCAGAGCAAGCATTTTATACTCAAAATCGTTTATTGAATCAGTCCTTACAACAGATTAAATTCGGTGAGTTTGCAGACACGCATTGGTATTTTATGGGTGTGGCAGGCGCAAGTTACCAAGATGTATTCAAACTCGAAATCGAACGTATTCGTGAACAGTTCGATACGCGTTTTGGAACCTATGGCAGATCAATTGCGCTGATTAATAATCCGGCCACGCGTACTGAAGTACCATTGGCATCGAAAACCAGTATGGACTTGGCATTACAGCGAATTGGTTCGCAGATGAACCGTGAAAGTGATGTGTTATTTCTATATATGACCTCACACGGTTTATCCAATCAATTCGAAATGGAAAATGCTCCCATAGACTTGGATGATGTCGATCCGAAGTGGTTAAGACAAACTTTAGATAAATCTGGTATTCGCTGGAAGGTGATCGTGATTTCAGCGTGTTATTCAGGAAGCTTTATTCCTGCTTTGCAATCGCCTGATACTTTAATTATTACTGCCTCTGCTGCAGATCGAGATTCTTTTGGTTGCTCAAGTGAATCCGATTATACCTATTTTGGGCGGGCCTTCTTCGATCAAGCGATGCGTGAAAAGAGCAGTTTAAAAACCGCGTTTGATGAAGCTGCGAGCACCATTGCCACTTGGGAACAGGCGCAAGGTTTTCAGCCATCTGAGCCGCAGTGGGTCATGGGTAAAAACATGGAATTGATGCTGCCACAGCTTGAACAACGCTTATTTCCACAAAAGGGTGCGCAAGCTTCAACTCAAAACCAAAATCTGGATTTGAATGATTTAAACTTTAAAACTGAAACTACGGTTCAGGTTAATCCATAA
- the fghA gene encoding S-formylglutathione hydrolase produces the protein MQLIQKNKCFEGEQRSYQIESRSLKGSTKFSVFLPPQALEGQSCAALYYLAGLTCTEETFVIKAHAQRLAAQLGLILISPDTSPRGDSVAQGDSWDIGQGAGFYINATQAPWAEHFQMESYLIEELYPRLLAELPILSHAVGIFGHSMGGHGALTLAWKYPEKFKSVSAFAPICAPSDCPWGEKAFNAYLGADQKTWHAHDATQLVLNKGALFAEVLIDQGLNDQFYTQLHPAQMREICEKVGQKLTLREHAGYDHGYFFIQSFMDDHLQFHALQLQK, from the coding sequence ATGCAACTGATTCAGAAAAATAAATGTTTTGAAGGTGAACAACGCAGTTATCAAATTGAGTCACGCTCTTTAAAAGGAAGTACGAAATTCTCGGTCTTCTTGCCACCGCAAGCATTAGAGGGGCAGTCGTGTGCTGCACTGTATTATCTTGCGGGATTAACCTGTACCGAAGAGACGTTTGTGATTAAGGCGCACGCACAGCGTTTGGCTGCTCAGCTGGGTCTCATTTTGATTAGCCCAGATACTTCTCCGCGTGGCGATAGCGTGGCGCAAGGTGATTCTTGGGATATTGGTCAAGGCGCAGGTTTTTATATCAATGCCACACAAGCGCCATGGGCCGAACATTTTCAAATGGAAAGCTATTTGATAGAAGAATTATATCCACGCTTACTGGCTGAGCTGCCGATATTATCTCATGCAGTCGGGATATTTGGTCACAGTATGGGCGGGCATGGCGCCTTGACTTTGGCATGGAAATATCCAGAAAAATTCAAATCGGTTTCTGCCTTTGCACCCATTTGTGCACCGAGTGATTGCCCTTGGGGTGAAAAGGCTTTTAATGCTTATTTGGGGGCGGATCAAAAGACTTGGCATGCGCATGATGCAACCCAATTGGTCTTAAACAAGGGCGCATTGTTTGCTGAAGTGTTAATTGATCAAGGTTTAAATGATCAATTTTATACTCAATTACATCCTGCTCAAATGCGCGAGATATGTGAAAAAGTCGGTCAGAAGCTGACCTTGCGAGAACATGCGGGCTACGATCATGGTTATTTCTTTATCCAAAGTTTTATGGATGATCATCTGCAATTCCATGCACTTCAGCTTCAAAAATAA
- a CDS encoding YjgN family protein, with translation MQHSQNSAPPNLPELESPFPLSDEDLNRPVYMGREFKFRFHGQAMEYFGIWIVNILLTIATLSLYAPWAKVRRLRYFYNNTEFFHRFFDFTGVPTKILIGRLIALSIWGVFAIASYMEMTIAAFGGVFIYLALPWLVRATIRFNARNSKFGNSRFYFEGSSKQAYKQFFIAALIVIFTLGIFTPVAIWLYKRYTINHLYVGQLKFKLNNDWSSYMRAVYVPILMFIAVLLGFGVIAAFILPMSGGFGSSHFINLLLVIYVAGILFVGPLIQARIFMTTWNSTAINSSEFKTSANQWRYAWIIASNWIIKILSIGLMSAWAAIRLYRYQVESLTLTLHDDPNLMINIAQNDHSAIAEEISDIFDLDISL, from the coding sequence ATGCAACACTCCCAAAACTCTGCACCACCAAATTTACCTGAACTAGAATCGCCATTTCCGTTGTCTGACGAAGATTTGAACCGTCCTGTGTATATGGGGCGCGAGTTTAAGTTCAGATTCCATGGACAAGCGATGGAATATTTTGGTATTTGGATCGTGAATATATTATTGACCATTGCCACTTTAAGTTTATATGCACCTTGGGCAAAAGTGAGGCGCTTACGTTATTTCTATAATAATACTGAATTTTTTCATCGTTTCTTTGATTTTACCGGTGTCCCGACCAAAATCTTAATCGGACGTCTGATTGCTTTAAGTATATGGGGGGTATTTGCCATTGCCTCCTATATGGAAATGACGATTGCGGCCTTTGGGGGGGTATTTATTTATTTGGCATTGCCTTGGCTGGTCAGAGCCACGATTCGATTTAACGCGCGTAACAGTAAGTTTGGCAACAGTCGATTTTACTTTGAAGGCAGCAGTAAGCAGGCCTATAAGCAGTTTTTTATCGCCGCCTTAATTGTTATTTTTACCTTGGGTATTTTCACGCCTGTGGCGATTTGGCTGTATAAGCGCTACACCATCAATCATCTGTATGTGGGGCAACTCAAGTTTAAATTAAACAATGATTGGTCCAGTTATATGCGTGCCGTGTATGTTCCGATTTTGATGTTTATAGCGGTCTTATTGGGCTTCGGTGTGATAGCAGCCTTTATTCTACCGATGAGTGGTGGATTTGGAAGTAGCCACTTTATCAATCTACTTTTGGTGATTTACGTTGCGGGTATTTTGTTTGTAGGTCCTTTAATTCAAGCGCGAATCTTTATGACCACGTGGAACAGTACCGCCATTAATAGCAGTGAATTTAAAACCAGCGCCAATCAATGGCGTTATGCATGGATTATAGCGAGTAACTGGATCATTAAAATTTTAAGTATTGGTTTAATGTCCGCGTGGGCAGCGATTCGTCTATATCGTTATCAAGTTGAATCTTTGACATTGACCTTGCATGATGACCCAAATCTAATGATCAATATTGCACAGAATGATCACAGCGCCATTGCAGAAGAGATTAGCGACATTTTCGACCTCGATATTTCGCTCTAA